In Desulfurobacterium atlanticum, one DNA window encodes the following:
- a CDS encoding endonuclease III domain-containing protein translates to MGNMEKVKKKVNIDKIVEILEKESKGWDVPVVSLMSRQDKDPFKILISTILSLRTKDEVTAKASERLFNVADNPYDMLKLSEKEIEKLIYPVGFYRNKARTIKEICKKLVEKYDGKVPDTLDELLKLKGVGRKTANLVVTLGYDKPGICVDTHVHRIMNRMGYVNTKTPEETEFALRKKLPKKYWKEINELLVALGQHICHPTSPKCSICPIKDYCNRIGVVRSR, encoded by the coding sequence ATGGGAAACATGGAAAAGGTTAAAAAGAAAGTGAATATTGATAAGATTGTTGAGATTCTTGAGAAGGAATCAAAAGGGTGGGATGTTCCGGTTGTTAGCCTTATGTCCCGTCAGGATAAAGATCCTTTTAAAATACTTATTTCAACTATTTTAAGTTTAAGAACAAAGGATGAAGTAACCGCAAAAGCTTCTGAACGGTTGTTTAATGTTGCTGATAATCCTTATGATATGTTGAAACTGTCAGAAAAAGAGATAGAAAAGCTTATATACCCTGTAGGGTTTTACAGAAATAAAGCCAGAACGATAAAAGAGATATGTAAAAAACTTGTTGAAAAATATGATGGAAAAGTTCCCGATACTCTTGATGAGCTTTTAAAACTTAAAGGTGTTGGCAGAAAAACTGCCAATCTTGTTGTTACTCTCGGTTATGATAAACCGGGAATCTGTGTTGATACTCATGTTCACAGGATTATGAACAGAATGGGATATGTGAATACGAAAACTCCTGAAGAAACAGAGTTTGCCTTAAGAAAAAAACTTCCGAAAAAATACTGGAAAGAGATAAATGAGCTTCTTGTGGCTCTTGGCCAGCATATCTGTCATCCAACATCTCCAAAGTGCAGTATCTGTCCGATTAAAGATTACTGTAACAGGA
- the kdsA gene encoding 3-deoxy-8-phosphooctulonate synthase, whose translation MIVIAGPCVIENRDVVFEVAEVILRLQERFKEHKFIFKASFDKANRSSIHSFRGPGLEKGLEILAEVKSKFSLPVLTDIHESWQAEPAGKVVDFIQIPAFLCRQTDLLIAAAKTGKPVNVKKGQFMAPWDMGNVVEKLKESGASEIMLTERGTTFGYNNLVVDFRSIPIMKSFGVPVIFDATHSVQKPGGLGKASGGDREFVPYLSRAAVAVGVDGLFFETHPFPEKALSDGPNMIPLKQFPDLIEELLQLEDFLNGKHGKG comes from the coding sequence ATGATTGTCATTGCAGGTCCCTGTGTTATAGAGAACAGAGATGTTGTGTTTGAAGTAGCTGAAGTTATCTTGCGTCTTCAGGAAAGATTTAAAGAGCATAAGTTTATCTTTAAAGCATCTTTTGACAAAGCTAATAGAAGCTCTATTCACTCTTTCAGAGGACCCGGTCTTGAAAAGGGACTGGAAATTCTTGCAGAGGTAAAGAGTAAATTTTCTCTTCCGGTTTTAACCGATATTCACGAATCGTGGCAGGCTGAACCTGCCGGTAAGGTAGTTGATTTTATTCAGATACCGGCGTTTTTATGCAGGCAGACAGACCTTCTTATTGCTGCTGCAAAAACCGGGAAGCCTGTTAATGTTAAGAAAGGGCAGTTTATGGCTCCGTGGGACATGGGAAACGTTGTTGAGAAGTTGAAAGAATCTGGGGCGTCTGAAATAATGCTGACAGAGCGGGGAACAACTTTTGGTTATAACAATCTTGTTGTAGATTTCAGAAGTATTCCGATTATGAAGTCTTTTGGTGTTCCTGTAATTTTTGATGCTACCCATTCGGTTCAAAAGCCAGGAGGTCTTGGAAAAGCGTCCGGAGGGGATAGAGAGTTTGTTCCGTATCTTTCAAGGGCTGCTGTTGCTGTTGGTGTTGATGGTCTCTTTTTTGAAACCCATCCATTTCCAGAGAAAGCTCTTTCTGATGGTCCGAATATGATACCCCTTAAACAGTTTCCGGATCTTATTGAGGAACTTTTACAGCTTGAGGATTTTCTAAATGGGAAACATGGAAAAGGTTAA
- a CDS encoding cytochrome-c peroxidase produces MRKLMLCLLFFLGLTVSSSAGIWEDKCADCHGLIAPSKEQLLNKFKTPEELALKAKELSDKKIMPRFDFDLAAKELFDEVSENISPASLNGTQNLNFSLLPSYPPIPSDNSQTTAKVILGKMLYFESRLSRSNTISCNTCHNIASGGDDNHQVAIGYGWRKDIRNTPTVFNVGYLKVFGWTGKATSLEDMVKMNIQDPVKMNGVEDRIVGKIKSVPEYISLFRKAFPDEGDPINLENISKAIAAYLRTLNTFGSKFDRFLSGDTLALSDEAKIGMNLFIEKGCVKCHYGAMLTDEKFHKFTIDNDPGRFEVTGNETDKGFFRTAPLKNVALTAPYFHNGSVLRLDLAVKIMADRMLNEELSDVEAWRIKVFLETLTAFPSVDARVMPVLPQQDD; encoded by the coding sequence ATGAGAAAACTGATGTTATGTTTGCTGTTTTTTCTTGGTTTAACCGTGTCTTCAAGTGCTGGAATATGGGAAGATAAATGTGCTGACTGTCATGGTCTTATAGCTCCATCTAAGGAACAGCTTCTTAATAAGTTTAAAACTCCAGAAGAGCTTGCCTTAAAAGCTAAAGAGCTATCGGATAAAAAGATAATGCCCCGATTTGATTTTGACTTGGCTGCAAAAGAGTTATTTGATGAGGTTTCAGAAAATATTTCTCCTGCTTCTCTCAACGGAACTCAAAATTTAAATTTTTCTCTTCTTCCTTCGTATCCACCTATTCCATCTGATAACTCCCAGACAACTGCTAAAGTGATTCTTGGAAAGATGCTTTATTTTGAGTCAAGATTGTCAAGAAGCAATACTATTTCGTGCAATACCTGCCATAATATAGCTTCAGGCGGTGATGATAATCATCAAGTCGCTATAGGTTATGGATGGAGAAAGGATATCAGGAATACTCCTACGGTGTTTAATGTAGGTTATCTTAAAGTTTTTGGCTGGACTGGAAAAGCAACATCTCTTGAAGATATGGTGAAAATGAATATTCAGGACCCTGTTAAGATGAATGGAGTAGAAGATAGAATTGTTGGGAAAATTAAAAGCGTTCCGGAGTATATTTCTCTTTTTAGAAAAGCATTTCCAGATGAAGGAGACCCTATAAATCTTGAAAATATTTCTAAAGCTATTGCTGCTTATTTAAGGACATTAAATACATTCGGTTCCAAATTTGATAGGTTTCTTTCAGGAGATACTCTTGCTCTTTCTGATGAAGCGAAAATTGGAATGAATCTTTTTATAGAAAAGGGATGTGTTAAGTGCCATTATGGGGCGATGCTTACAGATGAGAAGTTTCATAAGTTTACGATAGATAATGATCCTGGGAGATTTGAAGTTACTGGAAATGAAACGGATAAAGGCTTTTTCAGAACTGCTCCGCTTAAGAATGTTGCTTTGACTGCTCCCTATTTTCATAACGGTTCTGTTTTACGCCTTGACCTTGCGGTTAAGATTATGGCTGACAGAATGTTAAATGAAGAGTTGTCTGATGTTGAAGCATGGAGAATAAAAGTTTTTCTTGAAACCCTTACTGCTTTTCCTTCTGTTGATGCAAGAGTTATGCCTGTTTTACCGCAGCAGGATGATTGA